ACTCATCATCCACTTCCAGCAGCTTCTTGGAGCCTTTCTGCTCATCGTCTTCAAACTGGTCTGcattctcctcctcctgcatCAAGTTATGAACTCCTTCCTTTTTCCTCAGTTtggactcctcctcctcatggTCCTGCTGATGGTTCTCGATTGACTCTGGCAGCTTCTTCTCATGTATCTGCTCCATCACTCGGAACTCTTGCGGTGATTCGAATTGTGACTTTTCGGAGATTTTGAGCTTTTCACTGGATTCATGTtcctctttgtgtttgtggtaTCCCTGGACAATTTCCTCCGGCTTCTCTATCAACGCTGGAGAGGCTTCCTCTTCTTCGATAGTCTTCACCTGGtccattttttcctcctcatcaAATTCTTTATATTTGTCACGGTTCGATGTGTCCTCTTCCTTGTTGGGTCCAAGAGAAGACACAAAGCTCCtttcttttaaaaagttgAAGGCAGATCTGAATGAGCTTTGGAGGTAAGGGCCTTCCATATCAGGGGATGAACGTTTTCCTTTCTCCTCTTCAGACAGCTTTTGGTGTATAATTTGAGCATCTCTCAAGTGCTCTGAAACTAATTCCAGAGGACTGCCTTGTTCTTCCTCTTGTTTGTTATCATCAGTGACATTCTCTTGTGTCACACTTTTCAACCGGTCCTGCCTTTTTCCTTTCAATTCCTCCTCGTCTATATCCTCTTGATGATCTTCTTGactctttttgtcatttccctGACTGTCATCTTGCTCTGAGTCTTGTCGTATTTCCCTTTTAGACGGTGGAGAGGAGCCACTTTCTTGCCCTACCCTTTGCTCCATCATAGTGTCTTTTTCACGTTTCCCTTCCTCGTCACTTGATATGTTGGATTTGTCCACATTGTCACCTTGCTTTGTCAAATCAGGTAAAGTCGCCTCATCATTGCATGGAGCATTGAGCATTGAGGTGACATCATCCTTATTTGCtaaattgttttgtctttcctcGTTACCATGATTCTTGTCTGTTCTCTGGTTTTGAGGGTTAGGGTCGCCCTTTTGATCAACCTGAGAAGTGTCATCGAAGTGGCTATCCTTGCCATGGTCAGATGGCACCCTATGGTCAGACTTTGCGTCCGAATCAGTTACGTCACCACCTACCTTGTCGTCTTCCCCGAGGGCTAAAATGTTTCTGATCCCCAAATCAAACCAAGAAGCGGATTCTGTTTGTTTGCCATCCTTCTCAACTTCTCCTTGAATGGTCTGACTGGTGTCTGGGTCATACGGGCCAAAGCCAAGTGTTTGTGACAGTCCATTTCCAAGCCAGCCCAATGTCCCCACGTTGTGCCCCTTCTTCTCTTGTATCGGTTGTGTTTCTAAGTCCAGATACATCTTTCTGCTTCTGAAGTTCTCTCCCGATTCTGGTTTTAAGTCCGGTTGTCTTTCATCATCCTCGTTGACGTTTTCCTCACCTCCAAAGCCAAGCCATCCAGACTCAACAGCTTTTCTGTCCTGCTCTCCTTGGTTTGTGGCAGAAACGGAATTTGCTTCACTTGTTAAGCCCAGCCACCCCGTCAGTGAAGATGGGAGCAAATCTTGTCCTGGCATCAAATGCTTCTGTACCTCAGCTGAACTGTCAGGTTCTTCCTGTTTCCCTCCACCTAACCATCCCGTCACTGAAGACCTGAGCCAGGAAGAGGCAGGAGACCCACCTTTTTCCTTCAGTTCCACAGCGCTTTCAGGTGATTTCGCCTTAGTCTCGGCACCGCCATTGTCCTCATTTTCAATCTCTTCTCTTGATGCGCTGTGAGATTCCAAAGAGGAGTCCTTCATTGTTGGAGTCCTAGCATTTGTATCTTCATTGTAATTGTTTGTTTCACTTGAGTCAAGGTCCTCAAGTGGGCTCTTCAGACGAGAGTCTTTGTTCTCaacctcctccccctcctcctcctcctcatcatcatcagcgtTCAAATGACTGGAGTCAATGGGATAGCCGAGGTTATCCATACACAGAAAATCAGATTCcttaatgaaaagaaaatatgcaaTTTAGATCGCAAAATGTTCCACATTTATTATGACAGCATAAAGTAAGTCAATACCTGTGTTGCAATTACTATTTCCTCAGTTGCAATCTTTTGTTCCTCTTTGACCGCTTCTTTTGGAAAATAGCCAGACCGTTGGTTTATCTGAAATCAGAGCAAAGCAATTCAATCACCCAGATTGAATTAGAAATCACATGGGCAATAAATAGACGTACACTGCCAGACCAAAGATTGCTCCTCTTTCCTGTCAGTTTGTGGTGCACAAAGATGCTTTCTCCTTGCCGGAAACTCAGAAAACGACAATCCTTTCCGTCGTGATCCCTGACGGCCCGTACCCTGCTCATTTGGCCTAAACACATAAAGTacagacaaataaacacaccaaaaacaaacacatgcagCACCTATCACTGTGATCCAGCACCTATCACTGTGATCCAGCACCTATCACTGTGATCCAGCACCTATCACTGTGATCCAGCACCTATCACTGTGATCCAGCACCTATCACTGTGATCCAGCACCTATCACTGTGATCCAGCACCTATCACTGTGATCCAGCACCTATCACTGTGATCCAGCACCTATCACTGTGATCCATTTGAAATCAAGTAGACATTTCAAACAATGGGCGCACTTTTTGGTTTCGTACACCATTCGCAATGTTAGTTGGGGTCCAACTTACTATAACACTTTGGATCTCCACAGAGCTTCAGATCAGACAGTAATCCACGGCTCAGTTGTGGCCAAAACACGAAAAATACACTTGTACTCCATAAAATAATGCTAAGGTGTGAAAGAGGCATTCTTTATGGTTCCGTTCCACAAGAACATACGccgagcaaaaacaaatgcttttgACATTTGCCTCTGTTCTTAACACTCAGCAAGCAGCAGCTAATGAGAGCCGCGATTAGATCGGAATGGGGTAATCATTAACGTTGCAACAAGACTTCATTGGCATTCCAAGTCATCGAACCCAAAATATGTGTTTCGTTGACATGGGTTCCCTTCAAGTAAAAATTCATGTCATTAATATGAATGAACAACTCAATACTTTAGACAAATCACGTAGAATATGTATTTCTAGGACGGGGAGAAACGGTTTTAGACTTTGCCCTTTTCTGGACCAAGACAACACACGTGACGCTGTCTGCGCGCGcataatgatgatgtcatcaaaacGCGTTTGTTGGCAAGATGGCGTCCCAAGTGAAATAGTTTTGACGACGCCCGCAAAAGGCAAcatttcttttgctttctGCAGAATTATATGTCTCATTTAAGGTTTGATACACGTCGTCACACAACATGAAGTCTGACGTGGAGGATTTAATGCCGCGGCTGCTGCCGATTGAGTGCAGCGGAGACACGCTTCTAAACCTGGATGGTCCGCCAAGAAACCCCCAAGAGTATCTTCGACAAGTCCAGTATGCCTACTTTTGGGTTCCATTGTTGAACCGAAAAATATTCATTCAGGTCTATCTACTCATTGCTCTTCCCCTCCCCATCAGGTTAGAGGCAGCGTTATGTCCAGAAGTGGTGGTCGCTCAGATTGACCCCAAGAAGTTAAAGAAGCAAACTGTCAACATACCTGTGAGTGACATGTGCTTTTagtttttcttcatgtgctGGGATTGATCCAAATATTATTTTCGATTTGAATTTTTGGGAGCATCAATTGACGTGTGTTGCAGGTGGCCGAGTGCCACGCTGCTCCAGCTGGTTTCTCTCCCAGCCTAGATTGGCAACAGAGGCAAGTCAGCAATTTTTCCGATGTTAGGCAGGTGATTAAAAGCAACGACCTACAGTATCCACACTGAAATCCGCATCCTCCATTGAAACACTCCTGACCTTTTCGGCATTTTTCAGAGTATCACAAAGAACAGACAACACTGGAGCAGCCACTCTCTTGATGACAATGTCGTGATGGTGAGAACAATGATTTCAATCTCTTTTGTTATTGTGCACCTATGTCACGTATGTATGCGTTTGTTCACGTGCAGCCAAAGCAAGCAGATGAGGAGGGCTGGAAGAGGTTTTGTTTAGGAGAGCTGCTCTATCAAGGTGCATTATCCTCGCACACAGAGACTGATGCAGAAACCGGGCTGGACTACAGCAAGGTTGGAGAAAATAACATTCGGATTCCTCTGCATAGAATTGAGAAGAATCCAggagtatttttctttttttctttcaccagGTCGGCTTCCCACCCTTTCTGAGCATTGTCAGCAGACTCAGCCAGGTAGGTTTCGCTCCAAgatccgccgccgccgctattCGGAATCAACCTTCCACTCTATGGATTTGCTTTGTCTGCAGTCCACCGTGTTGACAGTGTTGGACATTCTGATCAATTGCTTTGAAGAAAGAGATTTTGGGCCCCAGTTGGTGAGTTGGTGCCTCTGTGGACAATAAAGAGCACCCATTGGCCTGGCCTTCCTAAGTACTCCCAAATAAACGGGGCTCTTCTACCCCCCTTTGTCACAGGGCCACTGGTTGTATGCATTGTTGGCCGCTTTGGAGAAACCGTTGCTTCCTGAGGCCCATTCTTCAATCAGGCAGTTGGCAAGAAGATGCGCTCAACTACGTAGTCAGCTGGTAAGATGTTCCAAATGTTGTAGGAACTTGTGTCAAAAAGACACTTGTTGATTTACTGACCTGCTTTCTGTAGGCGAGTCAGGACGATGACAACTTGCCTGCCCTCAATCTTCTCATCTGTCTGGTTGCAAGGTAACGGCACATCTT
Above is a genomic segment from Syngnathus acus chromosome 22, fSynAcu1.2, whole genome shotgun sequence containing:
- the gemin2 gene encoding gem-associated protein 2 — its product is MKSDVEDLMPRLLPIECSGDTLLNLDGPPRNPQEYLRQVQLEAALCPEVVVAQIDPKKLKKQTVNIPVAECHAAPAGFSPSLDWQQRQVSNFSDVRQSITKNRQHWSSHSLDDNVVMPKQADEEGWKRFCLGELLYQGALSSHTETDAETGLDYSKVGFPPFLSIVSRLSQSTVLTVLDILINCFEERDFGPQLGHWLYALLAALEKPLLPEAHSSIRQLARRCAQLRSQLASQDDDNLPALNLLICLVARYFEQNDLADQPE